A section of the Pedobacter sp. HDW13 genome encodes:
- a CDS encoding Fur family transcriptional regulator: MSEQKTNELVRKIFEAYLENKNLRKTPERFAILEEIYSRNDHFDVETLYIHMKNQKYRVSRATVYNTLELLVSCDLVTKHQFGKNMAQFEKSYGYRQHDHVICIECGKVVEFCDPRIHQIQTMVGDLLKFDVKHHSLNLYGFCSDCSMANKVNESAATTANLETN; this comes from the coding sequence ATGTCTGAACAAAAAACAAATGAGCTCGTTCGCAAGATTTTTGAGGCTTATTTAGAGAACAAAAATCTACGTAAAACACCAGAGCGTTTCGCTATATTGGAAGAAATATATTCAAGAAACGACCACTTTGATGTAGAAACCCTGTACATCCACATGAAAAATCAGAAGTACCGCGTTAGCCGTGCAACGGTTTATAACACGCTGGAGTTATTGGTTTCGTGTGATTTAGTTACCAAGCACCAGTTTGGTAAAAACATGGCGCAATTCGAAAAATCTTATGGTTACCGCCAGCACGATCACGTAATCTGTATCGAATGCGGTAAAGTAGTAGAATTCTGCGACCCCCGGATACACCAAATCCAAACCATGGTTGGTGATCTCTTAAAATTTGATGTTAAACACCACTCGTTAAACCTTTATGGTTTCTGCTCTGATTGCAGTATGGCCAACAAAGTAAACGAGAGTGCCGCTACAACAGCAAATCTGGAAACAAATTAA